In Xylanibacter ruminicola 23, a single genomic region encodes these proteins:
- a CDS encoding S41 family peptidase: MSKNRTNRFMPLLMAVCVVVGIVIGTFYANHFSGNRLNIINSSGNKLNNLLHIIDDQYVDTVNINELVEKAMPQILAELDPHSVYISARDGEIANDDLRGSFFGIGIEFTIRQDTIRVQNVIGNGPAERAGMLAGDKIVEVDDSAFVGKKVTNEEAMHRLKGPKDTKVKLGVIRYGEKKIRHITITRGEIPTKSVTACYMLDDECGYIKIRNFGENTYPELLIALAKLSQQSFSNLVIDLRGNTGGYLESAVQIANEFLSRGQLIVYTQGRAFPRQDYRADGRGSYQRLPLVVLVDESSASASEILAGAIQDNDRGTIIGRRSFGKGLVQKPMEFSDHSMIRLTIARYYTPSGRCIQKPYNNGNHYDDDWLTRYQHGEFFSKDSIKNTGPEYHTNNGRIVYGGGGITPDIFIPEDTLGVTSYYKEAAMSGLILQFAFTYTDDNRAKLGAITNVKEMETYLKRQNIVEQFVNFADKNGLKRRNLMIQKSYKLLERFVVSRIIYNIHNEQAWTEYLNQNDPVIDETLRLFHSEGAFPQKPMPKTKGKQVAKIADSREIRLLSKMIAHA; encoded by the coding sequence ATGAGTAAGAATAGAACTAATCGTTTCATGCCTTTGCTTATGGCCGTATGTGTGGTTGTGGGTATTGTTATCGGAACGTTTTATGCCAACCATTTCTCAGGCAACCGCCTGAATATCATCAACTCGAGTGGTAACAAGCTCAACAACCTGCTCCATATCATCGACGATCAGTATGTGGATACGGTGAACATCAACGAGCTGGTTGAGAAAGCCATGCCTCAGATTCTGGCTGAGCTCGATCCCCATTCGGTTTACATCAGTGCCCGTGATGGCGAGATTGCCAACGACGACCTGCGCGGCTCGTTCTTTGGTATCGGTATCGAGTTTACCATCCGTCAGGACACCATCCGTGTGCAAAACGTGATTGGTAATGGTCCTGCCGAGCGTGCCGGTATGCTGGCTGGCGATAAGATTGTTGAGGTTGACGATTCGGCCTTTGTAGGTAAGAAGGTTACCAACGAGGAGGCCATGCACCGCCTTAAGGGTCCAAAGGATACCAAGGTTAAACTGGGCGTTATCCGCTATGGCGAGAAGAAAATCCGTCATATTACCATTACCCGTGGCGAGATTCCTACCAAGAGCGTTACCGCTTGCTACATGCTCGACGACGAGTGTGGCTATATCAAGATTCGTAACTTTGGCGAGAATACCTATCCCGAATTGCTGATTGCACTGGCCAAGCTGTCGCAGCAGAGTTTCAGCAATCTGGTTATCGACCTTCGTGGCAACACCGGTGGCTATTTAGAGTCGGCAGTGCAGATTGCCAACGAGTTCCTGTCGCGTGGCCAGCTGATTGTTTACACCCAGGGGCGTGCTTTCCCACGTCAGGATTACCGTGCCGATGGTCGTGGTTCTTATCAGCGCCTGCCTCTGGTAGTGCTGGTCGACGAGAGTTCTGCTTCGGCTTCTGAGATTTTGGCAGGTGCCATTCAGGATAACGATCGTGGTACCATTATCGGTCGCCGTTCGTTTGGTAAGGGTTTGGTTCAGAAACCTATGGAGTTCAGCGACCACTCAATGATTCGCCTCACCATTGCTCGTTATTATACCCCATCTGGTCGTTGCATCCAGAAGCCTTATAACAATGGCAACCATTACGACGACGATTGGTTGACCCGTTATCAGCATGGCGAGTTCTTCTCAAAGGATAGCATTAAGAATACAGGTCCCGAGTACCACACCAACAATGGTCGTATTGTGTACGGCGGTGGCGGTATCACTCCTGATATCTTTATTCCTGAGGATACCCTTGGCGTTACCTCTTACTACAAGGAGGCTGCCATGTCGGGTCTTATCCTGCAGTTTGCATTTACCTATACCGACGATAACCGTGCCAAGCTGGGTGCGATTACCAACGTAAAGGAGATGGAAACCTATCTGAAACGCCAGAATATTGTTGAGCAGTTTGTAAACTTTGCTGACAAGAACGGACTGAAGCGTCGTAACCTGATGATTCAGAAGTCGTACAAGTTGCTCGAGCGCTTTGTAGTAAGTCGAATTATCTATAACATCCATAACGAGCAGGCCTGGACCGAGTATCTCAACCAGAACGATCCTGTGATTGATGAGACTCTGAGACTGTTCCATTCCGAGGGCGCATTCCCTCAGAAACCGATGCCCAAAACCAAGGGCAAGCAGGTGGCAAAGATTGCCGACAGTCGCGAAATCAGGTTGCTCAGTAAAATGATAGCTCATGCTTAA
- a CDS encoding DUF6048 family protein, with product MILRRFISTSILRATISILVLSASVPAQAQKFFSFQKDSVPMFRGFAVSFDLVGAGLMAFTDNGQYEGALRVNLHDEWFPIIEAGLGRANHNDDVTKIHYSTSAPYFRIGIDKNLLKDKHGDNRLYGGLRYAFTSYKVDISCPDFTDPTWKWPTGYGVLDAPCNYHWIEAVVGVDAKIYGPLHLGWSLRYKRRIAHKEEGDFGNTWYVPGFGIFGDTRLGGTFNVIIDI from the coding sequence ATGATTCTAAGACGGTTCATTTCTACCTCTATCCTAAGAGCGACGATTAGTATCCTGGTGCTTTCGGCATCGGTGCCAGCTCAGGCTCAGAAGTTTTTCTCGTTCCAGAAAGACTCTGTGCCCATGTTCCGTGGTTTTGCTGTTTCGTTCGATCTGGTTGGAGCGGGACTGATGGCTTTTACTGATAATGGTCAGTACGAAGGTGCCCTGCGTGTTAATTTGCACGACGAGTGGTTCCCGATTATCGAGGCTGGATTGGGACGTGCTAATCACAACGATGATGTAACAAAGATTCACTATAGCACATCGGCTCCTTATTTCCGTATTGGTATCGATAAGAATCTATTGAAGGATAAACACGGTGATAACCGTTTGTATGGTGGTTTGCGTTATGCTTTTACATCGTATAAGGTTGATATTTCGTGCCCTGATTTTACCGATCCCACTTGGAAGTGGCCTACTGGTTATGGTGTGTTAGATGCCCCTTGCAACTACCATTGGATAGAGGCTGTAGTGGGTGTTGATGCCAAGATTTATGGTCCCTTGCATTTGGGCTGGAGCCTGCGCTATAAGCGCCGCATTGCCCATAAGGAAGAGGGCGATTTTGGTAATACTTGGTATGTGCCAGGCTTTGGAATCTTTGGCGATACCCGTCTGGGTGGAACCTTCAATGTGATTATTGATATCTAA
- a CDS encoding 5-formyltetrahydrofolate cyclo-ligase: MLNKNALRALMRERKQQFTQQQLGELSATVVSHMREYLMLMDNIVAYYSLPDEVCTHQLLDELLAAGKNVYLPKVVSDTEMVLCRYTGRDSLQKGAFGIMEPTGPVMPKEKYNDIKVVLVPGVAFDKENRRLGRGKGYYDRFLSSFSQPRCAVFYGVCFDFQRVDAIPADEHDVCMDGLIS; encoded by the coding sequence ATGCTTAATAAGAACGCACTTCGCGCCCTGATGCGCGAACGTAAACAGCAGTTCACTCAACAACAGTTGGGTGAACTGTCTGCTACTGTGGTATCCCATATGAGGGAGTATCTCATGTTGATGGACAACATTGTGGCCTATTACTCGCTTCCCGACGAAGTATGTACCCATCAGTTGCTCGACGAATTGCTGGCAGCAGGCAAAAACGTTTACCTGCCTAAGGTGGTAAGCGATACCGAGATGGTGCTGTGCCGATATACGGGGCGTGATAGTCTGCAGAAGGGGGCTTTTGGTATTATGGAACCAACGGGTCCGGTTATGCCAAAAGAGAAGTACAACGATATTAAAGTTGTGCTGGTGCCTGGTGTGGCTTTTGATAAGGAAAACCGCCGCCTGGGTCGCGGTAAGGGCTATTACGATCGTTTCCTGAGTTCATTCTCTCAGCCGCGATGCGCTGTGTTCTATGGTGTCTGCTTTGATTTCCAGCGTGTAGATGCGATTCCCGCCGACGAACACGATGTGTGTATGGATGGCTTGATTAGTTAA
- a CDS encoding glycosyltransferase family 2 protein yields the protein MDISVVIPLYNEDESIPELYAWIERVMKANNFSYEVIFINDGSTDRSWEIISELNKQQPGVVKGIKFRRNYGKSPALYCGFEQAQGDVVITMDADLQDSPDEIPELYRMIKEEGYDLVSGYKQKRYDPISKTIPTKLFNATARKISGIKNLHDFNCGLKAYRKAVVKNIEVYGEMHRYIPYLAKNAGFNKIGEKVVQHQARKYGSSKFMGLNRFVNGYLDLLTLWFLSTFGKKPMHVFGFLGTLMFFIGFISAAWIGADKLWCLANHIPQRLVTNSPFFYIALTMMLMGTQLFLTGFLGDLISRSSSGRNDYQIEEKI from the coding sequence ATGGATATATCAGTAGTTATACCTCTTTATAATGAGGATGAGTCTATCCCTGAGCTTTATGCGTGGATAGAGCGTGTGATGAAGGCAAACAACTTCAGCTATGAGGTGATTTTCATTAACGATGGTTCTACCGATCGTTCGTGGGAGATTATCTCGGAGCTGAACAAGCAGCAGCCCGGTGTGGTAAAGGGCATCAAGTTCCGCCGAAACTACGGTAAGAGTCCTGCTCTGTATTGTGGTTTTGAGCAGGCTCAGGGCGATGTGGTGATTACCATGGATGCCGACCTTCAGGACTCGCCTGATGAGATCCCAGAGTTGTATCGCATGATTAAGGAAGAGGGCTACGATCTGGTGAGTGGCTACAAGCAGAAACGATACGACCCCATTTCGAAGACTATCCCTACCAAGCTGTTCAATGCTACAGCCCGCAAAATAAGCGGCATTAAGAATCTGCACGACTTTAACTGCGGACTGAAGGCTTATCGCAAGGCAGTAGTAAAGAATATCGAGGTGTATGGCGAGATGCACCGCTATATCCCTTATCTGGCCAAGAATGCTGGATTCAATAAGATTGGCGAGAAGGTGGTACAGCACCAGGCACGTAAGTATGGTTCGTCGAAGTTCATGGGCTTGAACCGCTTTGTGAATGGTTATCTCGACCTGCTCACACTCTGGTTCCTGAGCACATTTGGTAAGAAACCTATGCACGTGTTCGGCTTCCTGGGTACACTGATGTTCTTTATTGGTTTTATTTCTGCAGCTTGGATTGGTGCTGATAAACTGTGGTGCTTGGCTAACCATATCCCCCAGCGATTGGTAACCAATTCACCATTCTTCTACATTGCGCTTACCATGATGCTGATGGGAACACAGCTGTTCCTGACAGGCTTCCTGGGCGATCTGATTAGTCGCTCGTCGAGCGGACGTAATGATTATCAGATAGAGGAGAAGATATGA
- a CDS encoding Crp/Fnr family transcriptional regulator encodes MAVLQIFDKLLQFPLFQGMSRDDLEIVAGHTRFGFLKLNAGKTVMKSGDNCHQLYFLINGSLKVRSFADDYGYHVEEQISAPYIIQLEAVFGYNQRYTRDFIAQTDVNFLTLDKEEVVRLTEDFLVFRLNMINHFATQTQKQMRQVWYRAPQSLEDRVVRFLTQRCLYPAGHKTFNILMTRLAEEVNDSRLNVSRILNDMQHRGLIELSRGKIEIPQLERLLYTK; translated from the coding sequence ATGGCTGTTCTCCAGATTTTTGATAAGCTGCTGCAGTTCCCTTTGTTCCAGGGTATGAGTCGCGACGATTTGGAGATTGTGGCTGGTCACACCCGTTTCGGATTCTTGAAGTTGAATGCTGGTAAGACCGTGATGAAATCGGGCGATAACTGTCATCAGCTTTATTTCCTGATAAATGGCAGTCTGAAAGTGCGCTCGTTTGCCGACGACTATGGCTATCATGTTGAGGAACAGATTTCGGCTCCTTATATCATTCAGTTGGAGGCGGTGTTTGGCTATAACCAGCGCTACACCCGCGATTTTATAGCCCAGACCGATGTGAACTTCCTGACGCTCGACAAGGAGGAGGTAGTGCGACTTACCGAAGATTTCCTGGTGTTCCGCTTGAATATGATTAACCATTTTGCCACTCAGACGCAGAAGCAGATGCGTCAGGTGTGGTACCGTGCACCCCAGTCGCTCGAGGACCGTGTGGTACGATTCCTTACCCAGCGTTGCTTGTATCCAGCCGGTCATAAAACGTTTAATATCCTGATGACCCGATTGGCCGAGGAGGTGAACGATAGTCGCCTCAATGTGTCGCGTATTCTGAACGATATGCAGCACCGTGGACTGATAGAGTTGAGTCGTGGTAAAATAGAGATTCCTCAGCTCGAACGCCTGCTTTATACCAAGTAG
- a CDS encoding helix-turn-helix domain-containing protein: MDDKRYIHSLIREGEHQQQDFKYRVSDACKLAKSVSAFANTDGGRLLIGVRDDGNLSGVRSEEEIYMMHQAAYKYCKPEASIKFDTYHIEGRTIVIATVPPSTRKPVCAIDAEGKARAYIRINDENIVVSPVHLALWRESQKPQGAVMTYDDTIRQLLDAMPTQQTLNQIVRQSRLPRHKVITLLARLIRFGTVSWQYTNQQFLFSLV, translated from the coding sequence ATGGACGATAAGCGTTATATCCATAGCCTCATTCGTGAGGGCGAACACCAGCAACAGGACTTCAAGTACCGTGTGTCTGACGCCTGTAAACTGGCTAAATCTGTATCGGCATTTGCCAATACCGATGGAGGACGGTTGCTGATAGGCGTACGCGATGATGGAAATCTATCAGGCGTCCGTTCCGAAGAGGAAATATACATGATGCACCAGGCGGCTTACAAATACTGCAAGCCCGAAGCAAGCATTAAGTTCGACACCTATCATATTGAGGGACGTACCATTGTGATTGCTACCGTTCCGCCATCTACCCGCAAACCTGTTTGCGCCATCGATGCAGAAGGTAAGGCACGAGCATATATCCGCATCAACGACGAGAATATTGTGGTCTCTCCTGTGCACCTGGCCCTGTGGCGTGAATCACAGAAACCCCAAGGAGCTGTCATGACCTACGATGACACAATCCGTCAACTACTCGACGCCATGCCCACACAGCAAACACTTAACCAGATTGTTCGCCAATCACGCCTACCACGCCACAAGGTTATCACACTCCTGGCGCGACTTATCCGTTTTGGAACAGTCAGCTGGCAATATACTAACCAGCAGTTTCTGTTCAGCCTTGTATAA
- a CDS encoding M3 family metallopeptidase, translating to MINEKKARTNPFFEPYNTPHDTAPFDRIRMEDFEEAMLEGIRRDDEQIERIINNPAKPTFDNTIISVDDEKDKEGYYDLLGRVSTVFFNLLSAETNDEMDALAQKMSPILTKHANDIRLNERLFERVKYVHQHHRKLTAEEKMLLDNCYDGFVRSGALLDAAGKERLRQLTEEASMLGLQFSQNLLKENKVFTLHITDEAQLDGLPDTAREAAALAAKEQQKEGWVFTLDFPSYSPFMTYSTQRELRRQLYMAKNTECIHDNTENNLEICKRLINLRRELAQLLGHKTYADYVLKHRMAGNVRNVYKLLNNLIDAYKPTAIKEVEAIEKMARKLEGNNFKLEPWDFSFYSHKLQLQKYNLDAEMLRPYFELSKVIDGVFGLANRLYGITFKENKDIPVYHPDVKAYEVFDEDGSFLAVFYADFHPRKGKQGGAWMTEYQGQWKERIDQKKPFGDDNMRNVRPHVSVVMNLTKPTEEKPALLTLGEVETFLHEFGHSLHGMFANTRFESLSGTNVWWDFVELPSQFMENFSIEKEFLRTFAFHYQTGEPLPDELIDRIVKSRNFNVAYACMRQVSFGLLDMAYYTQKDEFTADIIQFEKKAWEKAMVLPQLPDTCMTVQFSHIMAGGYAAGYYSYKWAEVLDADAFSVFKKHGIFDKKTASSFRENILSKGGTENPMTLYKRFKGGEPTIDALLKRNGIKKRQAK from the coding sequence ATGATAAACGAAAAGAAAGCTAGAACGAACCCGTTCTTTGAACCTTATAACACACCTCACGACACAGCCCCATTCGACCGTATCCGCATGGAAGATTTCGAAGAGGCTATGTTGGAAGGCATCCGTCGCGACGATGAACAGATAGAGCGTATTATCAATAATCCTGCAAAACCTACATTCGACAATACCATTATCAGTGTAGATGACGAGAAGGATAAGGAGGGCTACTACGATCTGCTGGGTCGCGTTTCTACTGTATTCTTTAATTTGCTTTCGGCCGAGACCAACGACGAGATGGATGCGTTGGCTCAGAAGATGAGTCCCATCCTTACCAAGCATGCCAACGATATCCGTTTGAACGAGCGCCTGTTTGAGCGCGTAAAATATGTTCATCAGCATCATCGTAAGCTTACTGCCGAGGAGAAAATGCTGCTTGATAACTGCTACGATGGTTTTGTGCGTAGTGGTGCTCTGCTCGATGCCGCTGGTAAGGAGCGTCTGCGCCAGCTTACCGAAGAGGCTTCGATGCTTGGCTTGCAGTTCTCGCAGAATCTGCTAAAGGAGAACAAGGTCTTTACACTGCATATTACCGACGAGGCTCAACTTGATGGCCTTCCCGATACTGCTCGCGAGGCAGCAGCTTTGGCAGCCAAGGAGCAGCAGAAAGAGGGTTGGGTATTTACACTCGACTTCCCCTCGTATTCGCCCTTTATGACCTACAGCACCCAGCGCGAACTGCGCCGCCAGCTGTATATGGCTAAGAATACGGAGTGTATCCACGATAATACCGAGAATAATCTCGAGATATGTAAGCGACTCATCAACCTGCGTCGCGAACTGGCTCAGTTGCTGGGTCATAAAACTTATGCCGATTACGTGCTCAAGCACCGTATGGCAGGTAATGTGCGCAACGTATATAAGTTGCTTAACAACCTGATTGATGCCTACAAGCCCACAGCCATCAAGGAGGTAGAGGCTATCGAGAAAATGGCACGCAAGCTGGAGGGCAACAACTTTAAGCTCGAGCCATGGGACTTTTCGTTCTATTCGCACAAGCTGCAGCTTCAAAAGTATAATCTCGATGCCGAGATGCTGCGCCCATACTTCGAACTCTCGAAGGTGATTGACGGCGTGTTTGGATTAGCCAATCGTCTGTACGGTATCACCTTTAAGGAGAACAAGGATATCCCCGTTTATCACCCTGATGTAAAGGCTTACGAGGTGTTTGATGAGGATGGCTCGTTCCTGGCTGTATTCTATGCCGATTTCCATCCCCGCAAGGGTAAGCAGGGTGGAGCCTGGATGACCGAATACCAGGGCCAGTGGAAAGAACGTATCGACCAGAAGAAACCTTTTGGCGATGATAATATGCGTAATGTGCGTCCCCACGTCAGTGTGGTGATGAACCTTACTAAACCTACCGAGGAGAAGCCCGCCCTGCTTACATTGGGCGAGGTGGAGACCTTCCTGCACGAGTTCGGACACTCATTGCATGGCATGTTTGCCAACACCCGTTTCGAGAGCCTGAGTGGCACCAACGTGTGGTGGGACTTTGTGGAGCTGCCCTCGCAGTTTATGGAGAATTTCTCGATCGAGAAGGAGTTCCTGCGCACCTTTGCCTTCCACTATCAGACAGGCGAGCCTTTGCCCGATGAACTCATCGACCGCATTGTAAAGAGTCGTAACTTTAATGTGGCTTACGCTTGCATGCGTCAGGTTAGCTTCGGTTTGCTGGATATGGCTTACTACACCCAGAAGGATGAGTTTACAGCCGATATCATTCAGTTCGAGAAGAAGGCTTGGGAGAAAGCCATGGTGCTGCCTCAGTTGCCCGATACCTGTATGACGGTGCAGTTCTCGCACATTATGGCAGGTGGCTATGCCGCTGGCTATTACAGCTACAAGTGGGCCGAGGTGCTCGATGCCGATGCCTTCAGCGTGTTCAAGAAACATGGCATTTTCGACAAGAAGACAGCCAGCAGTTTCCGCGAGAACATCCTGTCGAAAGGTGGTACCGAAAATCCGATGACATTATATAAACGTTTCAAGGGTGGCGAACCCACCATTGACGCATTACTTAAACGAAATGGAATCAAAAAACGACAAGCAAAGTAA
- a CDS encoding deoxycytidylate deaminase, producing the protein MESKNDKQSKLDVRYLRMARIWAENSYCKRRQVGALVVKDKMIISDGYNGTPSGFENVCEDDDNVTKPYVLHAEANAITKLARSNNNSDGATIYITASPCIECAKLIIQAGIKRVVYGEKYRLTDGIELLERAGIEVIYIGLEDK; encoded by the coding sequence ATGGAATCAAAAAACGACAAGCAAAGTAAACTTGACGTACGCTATCTGCGTATGGCACGTATTTGGGCTGAGAACTCCTACTGCAAGCGCCGTCAGGTTGGTGCGCTGGTGGTAAAGGATAAGATGATTATCAGCGATGGTTACAACGGCACTCCCAGCGGCTTTGAGAACGTGTGTGAGGACGACGACAACGTAACCAAGCCTTACGTGCTGCATGCCGAGGCCAATGCCATTACTAAACTGGCGCGTAGCAATAACAACAGCGATGGCGCCACCATCTACATTACCGCTTCGCCATGCATCGAGTGTGCCAAGCTTATCATCCAGGCTGGTATCAAGCGTGTGGTTTATGGCGAGAAATACCGCCTCACCGATGGCATCGAGCTGCTTGAGCGTGCTGGCATCGAGGTTATCTATATTGGATTAGAAGATAAATAA
- a CDS encoding FAD:protein FMN transferase: MQQPKNKKLLWQLPFLVLLIVGTVLIIRQQRNMPYQKSADKVFGTFYHAVYQCDSDMTYSINAELAKVDASLSPFNPQSIITAVNQNQDVQLNDMFLDVYKLAMNISKETDGAFDITVAPLVNAWGFGFKNGIEPSKQQVDSLMQIIGYQKVTLEKGKISKTDDRIMLDCSAIAKGYGTDVVAKLLRSKGVNNFMIEIGGEIVTSGLNPDQKPWRVGISKPEDDVQGAGQEVQSIVAITDKAMATSGNYRNFYYKGGKKYAHTIDPKTGYPVQHSILSATVFANTCAVADAYATSFMVMGVEKAKQVLAQHPELMAYLIYSDQDGKNAVWYSPSLKNKIQQ, from the coding sequence ATGCAGCAACCCAAGAACAAAAAGCTTTTGTGGCAGTTGCCATTTCTGGTACTGCTGATTGTTGGTACGGTGCTGATTATCCGTCAGCAGCGTAATATGCCTTATCAGAAAAGTGCCGATAAGGTATTCGGAACGTTCTATCACGCTGTGTATCAGTGTGATTCGGATATGACGTATAGCATCAACGCAGAGTTGGCTAAGGTAGATGCCTCGCTGTCACCATTCAATCCCCAATCGATTATCACTGCTGTAAATCAGAATCAGGATGTGCAGCTTAACGATATGTTCCTCGATGTGTACAAATTGGCGATGAACATCTCGAAAGAGACTGATGGTGCTTTTGATATTACTGTTGCCCCGTTGGTTAATGCTTGGGGCTTCGGCTTTAAGAATGGTATCGAGCCCTCGAAACAGCAGGTAGATAGTCTGATGCAGATTATTGGCTATCAGAAGGTTACCCTCGAAAAAGGTAAGATCAGTAAGACCGATGATCGCATCATGCTCGACTGCTCGGCTATTGCCAAGGGTTACGGTACCGATGTAGTGGCCAAACTGCTGCGTAGCAAGGGCGTTAATAACTTTATGATCGAGATTGGTGGCGAGATTGTTACCAGTGGTTTGAACCCCGATCAGAAACCTTGGCGCGTAGGTATTTCTAAGCCTGAGGACGATGTGCAGGGCGCAGGTCAGGAGGTTCAGAGCATTGTGGCTATTACCGATAAGGCGATGGCTACCAGTGGCAACTACCGTAATTTCTACTATAAGGGCGGTAAGAAATACGCCCATACTATCGATCCTAAGACGGGTTATCCCGTTCAGCATAGCATCCTTTCGGCTACGGTGTTTGCTAACACCTGTGCTGTGGCCGATGCCTATGCCACCTCGTTTATGGTGATGGGTGTAGAAAAGGCTAAGCAGGTACTTGCGCAGCACCCTGAACTGATGGCTTATCTGATTTACAGCGATCAGGATGGTAAGAATGCCGTTTGGTATTCGCCCTCGCTTAAGAATAAGATTCAGCAATAA
- a CDS encoding alpha/beta hydrolase produces the protein MKRLNVLAVLLLMVVAISAQNYKTVSNISYTSKTDAYAKERLKLDVYYPEGKKDCPVIVWFHGGGLEAGQKEIPQRLKDKGYVVIGANYRLLPKVTVDKTIDDAAEAVAWAFRHAKEYGGDVRKIVVTGHSAGGYLAMMLCLNKAWLNNYQVDADSVWQYIPFSGQAITHYNVRKMQGIQPLQPTIDQYAPLYWVRNDCPPLVLICGDRELELYGRYDENQYLARMMKLVGHKQTYLYEIDGHGHGGMVDPAFHILDTHIKQMQGLPVNP, from the coding sequence ATGAAGAGATTAAATGTATTAGCCGTATTGCTTCTGATGGTTGTCGCCATCAGTGCACAGAATTACAAAACTGTTTCAAATATCAGTTATACTTCAAAAACTGATGCTTATGCTAAAGAGCGTTTGAAACTGGATGTGTATTACCCAGAAGGCAAGAAAGATTGTCCTGTAATAGTATGGTTTCATGGTGGCGGATTAGAGGCTGGCCAGAAAGAGATTCCACAACGATTAAAGGATAAAGGGTATGTGGTGATAGGTGCTAACTATCGTTTATTGCCTAAAGTTACTGTTGATAAAACGATTGATGATGCTGCCGAAGCTGTTGCTTGGGCTTTTCGTCATGCTAAAGAGTATGGTGGCGATGTGCGAAAAATAGTTGTAACAGGTCACTCTGCAGGCGGCTATCTCGCCATGATGCTTTGTTTAAATAAGGCTTGGCTTAATAACTATCAGGTTGATGCTGACAGTGTTTGGCAGTATATTCCTTTTAGTGGTCAAGCTATTACCCATTATAATGTACGTAAGATGCAGGGCATTCAGCCTTTGCAGCCAACTATCGACCAGTATGCGCCGCTTTATTGGGTGCGTAATGATTGTCCACCATTGGTGTTGATTTGTGGTGATCGTGAGTTGGAATTATATGGTAGATACGATGAGAATCAGTATCTGGCCCGTATGATGAAATTAGTTGGTCACAAACAAACCTATTTGTATGAGATAGATGGTCATGGTCATGGTGGTATGGTAGATCCTGCCTTCCATATTCTTGATACACATATCAAGCAGATGCAGGGACTGCCCGTAAATCCTTGA
- a CDS encoding DUF6452 family protein, with protein MMKRLLYLSLAALMVACSSVDCPVDRTVATLYQIRTSDGNELTITDTMTISTVNVDNENVVLYSGRDSIIYNKGVGISQFNLPISYSHPEDVLLFKFEIANTDSLVRDTVWIKKDDYPHFESVDCNTTFFHTLTNVRYTRNYIDSIVINNPSVTYDSKTVHFYLYPKSDD; from the coding sequence ATGATGAAACGTCTGTTATATCTGTCGTTGGCAGCGCTGATGGTAGCCTGCTCGTCTGTCGATTGTCCTGTCGACCGTACGGTGGCAACTCTTTATCAGATACGCACCAGCGATGGTAATGAGTTAACGATTACTGATACAATGACCATTTCGACCGTTAATGTCGATAATGAGAACGTGGTGCTTTACAGTGGTCGCGACTCTATTATATATAATAAAGGTGTAGGCATTAGTCAGTTTAACTTGCCTATCAGTTACTCGCATCCCGAGGATGTGCTGCTGTTCAAGTTTGAAATAGCCAATACAGATTCGCTGGTACGCGATACCGTATGGATTAAGAAGGACGACTATCCCCATTTCGAATCGGTGGATTGTAATACCACTTTTTTCCACACGCTCACCAATGTGCGCTATACCCGCAACTACATCGACTCAATTGTGATTAATAACCCATCAGTAACCTATGATTCTAAGACGGTTCATTTCTACCTCTATCCTAAGAGCGACGATTAG
- a CDS encoding DUF4199 domain-containing protein has product MTAPEYVQLKAYARQDGFFLAILWIASFASYIVGLTNQVLAMAAMLMAVMTPFFVANRLRKFRDEGREGIISFARSYAYTIFVFFYGAVLLAVVQYLYFAYMDNGYLVSSFAKMMSTEEGKAMLEQYGMTQMVDESLAEMAMTRPIDYALNILTINISLGFILGVPIGLIMQRKRIENLN; this is encoded by the coding sequence ATGACCGCACCAGAATATGTACAATTAAAGGCTTACGCTCGTCAGGATGGTTTCTTTCTGGCTATCCTTTGGATTGCTAGCTTCGCAAGCTACATTGTTGGCTTGACTAATCAGGTTCTGGCTATGGCTGCTATGCTGATGGCTGTGATGACGCCATTCTTTGTAGCCAACCGCTTGCGCAAATTCCGCGACGAGGGGAGGGAGGGTATTATCTCCTTTGCCCGTAGTTATGCTTATACTATTTTTGTGTTCTTTTATGGAGCCGTGCTGTTGGCAGTGGTTCAGTATCTGTATTTTGCTTATATGGATAATGGCTATCTGGTAAGTTCGTTTGCCAAGATGATGAGCACTGAGGAGGGTAAGGCCATGTTGGAGCAATATGGTATGACCCAAATGGTGGACGAGAGTTTGGCCGAAATGGCTATGACGCGTCCTATCGACTATGCGCTGAATATTCTTACCATCAATATCTCGTTGGGTTTCATTCTTGGTGTGCCCATCGGACTGATTATGCAGCGCAAAAGAATTGAAAATTTGAATTGA